In Vagococcus luciliae, one genomic interval encodes:
- a CDS encoding helix-turn-helix domain-containing protein has translation METDLFMLLDANSRNILSIFSIISEKNEWYSMHDISEKLNVVERTIQRYVIQLKDCIEQFNKDEKEEDRLYLSYEKYRGVYLETPKGQGLNRFKQLVLEQDETFMMLKQIFFEEFQSVTKYSMDHFISESKVRKGLKKIRHYLKRYHLSLSNINFRIVGEEKQIRLLTYYLTWYGFKGNDWPFKQVSQLKVYEVVDELNQALEMCLTQTQRKQLAYMLAINLFRLGKNHVVTFEAEWKDYVNINQILNQAPFLELLFLKRQQKLTAEIYFYLLLIQLRMNIYQCDNLTRQVLAYHKKNNSDVFAVTNSLVETFHQELLPIPKNYYESFFLTTFCTHLFCKLFHHVSLTMDGRYMLDDTQEKYTVLYSELHCLVDKVYNQTNDSIFLQKRFLVQKYMLLFSMIKPLTYFEPTICILLECDLPYLTKTLLERDITYRYSGKYHIEFIDTCDAKEADVILTNVSNIFDCNGCMASTIQYFDFPLTLRDYEELDKLVKSIYQCKYVMID, from the coding sequence ATGGAAACAGATTTATTTATGTTATTAGATGCAAATAGTCGAAATATTTTATCTATTTTTTCAATCATATCAGAAAAAAATGAATGGTATAGCATGCATGATATTAGTGAAAAATTGAATGTTGTGGAAAGAACCATTCAACGCTATGTGATTCAATTAAAAGATTGCATTGAACAGTTTAATAAAGACGAAAAAGAAGAGGACAGATTGTATTTAAGTTACGAAAAATATAGAGGTGTCTACCTAGAAACCCCTAAAGGTCAAGGATTGAATCGATTTAAACAATTAGTCTTAGAACAAGATGAAACTTTTATGATGTTAAAACAAATATTTTTTGAAGAGTTCCAATCAGTGACCAAGTATTCAATGGATCATTTTATCAGTGAGAGTAAGGTCAGAAAAGGACTTAAAAAAATTCGTCATTATTTGAAAAGATATCATTTGTCTTTATCCAATATTAATTTTAGGATAGTGGGAGAAGAAAAACAAATTCGATTGTTGACTTATTATTTAACATGGTATGGTTTTAAAGGAAATGACTGGCCCTTTAAACAAGTTAGTCAATTAAAGGTTTATGAAGTAGTCGATGAGTTGAATCAAGCATTAGAGATGTGTTTGACTCAAACACAAAGGAAACAACTTGCTTATATGCTAGCTATTAATTTGTTCAGATTAGGCAAAAATCACGTAGTTACATTTGAAGCTGAATGGAAAGATTATGTCAATATTAATCAGATTTTAAATCAAGCTCCCTTTTTAGAACTTCTTTTTTTAAAAAGACAGCAAAAATTAACAGCTGAAATTTATTTTTATTTACTACTAATTCAACTTAGAATGAATATCTATCAATGTGACAATTTAACAAGACAAGTGTTGGCTTATCATAAAAAAAATAACTCGGATGTATTTGCTGTAACCAACTCACTGGTTGAGACATTCCATCAAGAACTATTGCCTATTCCCAAAAACTATTATGAGTCTTTTTTTCTAACAACGTTTTGTACCCATCTATTTTGTAAATTATTTCATCATGTATCTTTGACAATGGATGGACGTTATATGTTGGATGATACACAGGAAAAATACACCGTACTATATTCAGAGTTACATTGTCTAGTGGATAAGGTTTATAATCAAACTAATGATTCGATATTTTTACAAAAGCGTTTTTTAGTTCAAAAATACATGCTATTATTTTCTATGATTAAACCATTGACCTATTTTGAACCGACCATTTGTATTTTATTAGAATGTGATTTGCCATATTTAACGAAAACGTTATTAGAAAGAGATATTACATATCGTTATTCTGGAAAATACCATATTGAATTTATTGATACATGTGACGCTAAAGAAGCAGATGTTATATTAACAAATGTTTCAAATATTTTTGATTGCAATGGCTGTATGGCTTCAACGATCCAATATTTTGATTTTCCGTTAACTTTAAGAGATTACGAAGAATTGGATAAATTAGTTAAGAGCATATATCAATGTAAATACGTTATGATAGATTAA